In uncultured Cohaesibacter sp., a genomic segment contains:
- the nagB gene encoding glucosamine-6-phosphate deaminase, translating to MATILIHADAKAAEKATAKRLLDKIAAKPDATLGLATGGTMEQVYAILIEKARDLNLSFAGLKSFNLDEYIGLSADHPQSYRTYMNKLLFDHIDIKPENTHLPRGDAADPAEEARRYEAMITEQGGIDLQLLGIGINGHIGFNEPSSSLGSRTRIKKLASSTMEANRRFFKPDEAVPTHALTMGIATIMQAHKVILLATGAAKADAIAAALEGPVSTACPASVLQFHPDVTVIIDEDAASKLKLRDFYESIHPGGEEVYFVK from the coding sequence ATGGCTACTATTCTCATTCATGCCGACGCCAAAGCCGCTGAAAAGGCAACCGCAAAACGCCTGCTTGACAAGATCGCGGCAAAACCGGACGCAACGCTGGGACTGGCCACCGGCGGCACGATGGAACAGGTCTATGCCATTCTGATTGAAAAGGCCCGCGACCTGAACCTGTCCTTTGCCGGGCTCAAGAGCTTCAACCTTGATGAATATATCGGACTGAGCGCCGATCACCCCCAGTCCTACCGGACCTATATGAACAAGCTGCTGTTCGACCATATCGACATCAAGCCGGAGAACACCCATCTGCCCCGCGGCGATGCCGCCGACCCGGCAGAGGAAGCCCGCCGTTATGAGGCCATGATCACCGAACAGGGCGGCATCGACCTGCAATTGCTGGGGATCGGCATCAACGGCCACATCGGCTTCAACGAACCATCCTCGTCGCTCGGCTCCCGCACCCGGATCAAGAAGCTCGCCAGTTCCACCATGGAGGCCAACCGCCGCTTCTTCAAACCCGACGAAGCCGTGCCGACCCACGCCCTGACCATGGGCATCGCCACCATCATGCAGGCCCACAAGGTCATTCTGCTGGCAACCGGGGCTGCCAAGGCCGACGCCATTGCCGCCGCGCTCGAAGGCCCGGTCAGCACCGCCTGCCCGGCTTCGGTCCTGCAGTTTCACCCCGATGTCACCGTCATTATCGACGAGGACGCGGCCTCGAAGCTGAAACTGCGCGATTTCTATGAAAGCATCCACCCCGGTGGAGAAGAGGTGTATTTTGTCAAGTAA
- a CDS encoding aldolase/citrate lyase family protein has product MNWLREQLKSGRCVRCIWLELASPALAEAAVWAGWDCVLIDNEHGPADLEATVNMVRAVEAAGGHAVVRVPWNDQVYLKRILELGIKSLMIPMICDKESAEAAAAATHYPPTGTRGYAAPCGRASHYGAKTDYLKTSDEEVFVIGQIEHKDALPNIEAIAQVDGIEMLFIGPNDLAGTIGLLEQLGEDAAEALAAEAEEKIKAAGKYMGTVKRPRWSFGELKDRGHNFLAGPGDIGLFMEAAKAANESMKKEVG; this is encoded by the coding sequence ATGAACTGGTTGCGTGAACAACTCAAAAGTGGGCGTTGTGTTCGCTGTATCTGGTTGGAACTGGCGTCTCCGGCCCTTGCCGAAGCCGCTGTCTGGGCCGGTTGGGACTGTGTCCTGATCGACAACGAGCATGGTCCGGCTGATCTGGAAGCAACGGTCAACATGGTCCGTGCTGTCGAGGCTGCCGGTGGCCATGCTGTCGTGCGGGTGCCATGGAATGATCAGGTCTATCTGAAACGCATTCTCGAACTCGGCATCAAATCCCTGATGATCCCGATGATCTGTGACAAGGAATCGGCAGAAGCAGCAGCGGCAGCAACCCACTATCCCCCGACAGGTACCCGTGGCTATGCCGCTCCCTGTGGCCGCGCTTCCCACTATGGTGCCAAGACCGACTATCTGAAGACCTCTGATGAGGAAGTCTTTGTCATCGGCCAGATCGAGCACAAGGATGCCCTGCCGAATATCGAGGCGATTGCTCAGGTTGATGGCATCGAAATGCTGTTCATCGGCCCCAACGACCTTGCCGGGACCATCGGTCTTCTGGAACAACTCGGTGAAGATGCTGCCGAAGCTCTGGCTGCCGAAGCCGAGGAAAAGATCAAGGCTGCGGGCAAGTATATGGGCACGGTCAAACGGCCTCGCTGGAGCTTTGGTGAGCTGAAGGACCGCGGTCACAACTTCCTTGCTGGCCCCGGTGATATCGGCCTGTTCATGGAAGCAGCCAAGGCAGCCAATGAATCGATGAAAAAAGAAGTAGGATAA
- a CDS encoding ABC transporter ATP-binding protein, translating into MGSIQLKDLRKSFGDLEIIKGVNLEIKDGEFMVFVGPSGCGKSTLLRLIAGLEAVTSGTIISDGRDVTRLQPFDRHMAMVFQSYALYPHMTVRQNIEFALKTIKLPKAEIARKTAEAARILKLEPYLDRKPAALSGGQRQRVAIGRAIVREPSAFLFDEPLSNLDAALRTETRIEIARLHETLSGTIIYVTHDQVEAMTLADRIAVLSDGQLMQCDTPQMLYERPVNRFVAQFIGSPKMNLLPASGEDGKTVMLAGGSRAIAVDGGYMGKVAELGLRSEHLRIGSAVDAPLTGTVSHVEYLGADASIFVTLTSGETLNLRGVGRELPEVGTEVGLLFEPSDIHLFDADGLALREYA; encoded by the coding sequence ATGGGTAGCATCCAACTGAAAGACCTCAGGAAGTCCTTTGGTGACCTCGAGATCATCAAGGGCGTCAATCTGGAGATCAAGGATGGCGAATTCATGGTGTTTGTCGGCCCGTCCGGCTGTGGCAAATCCACCCTGCTGCGCCTGATTGCCGGTCTGGAGGCAGTGACCTCTGGCACCATCATCAGCGATGGCCGCGACGTAACCAGATTGCAGCCCTTTGACCGCCACATGGCCATGGTGTTCCAGTCCTACGCCCTCTACCCGCACATGACGGTCCGGCAGAATATCGAATTCGCCCTCAAGACCATCAAGTTGCCAAAGGCCGAGATCGCCCGGAAGACGGCAGAAGCGGCACGCATCCTCAAGCTGGAACCCTATCTTGATCGCAAACCTGCAGCCCTGTCCGGTGGCCAGCGCCAGCGAGTGGCAATCGGTCGGGCCATTGTGCGCGAGCCATCTGCCTTCCTGTTCGACGAACCGCTTTCCAACCTTGACGCCGCCCTGCGCACCGAGACCCGCATTGAGATCGCCCGCCTGCATGAGACCCTGTCCGGCACCATCATCTATGTCACCCACGATCAGGTCGAAGCCATGACACTGGCCGACCGTATCGCGGTGCTGTCCGATGGGCAGTTGATGCAATGCGACACGCCACAAATGCTCTATGAGCGCCCGGTCAACCGCTTCGTTGCCCAGTTCATTGGCAGCCCCAAGATGAACCTGCTGCCAGCCAGCGGTGAAGACGGAAAGACCGTCATGCTTGCGGGTGGATCAAGGGCTATCGCCGTTGATGGCGGCTATATGGGCAAGGTTGCCGAACTGGGCCTGCGGTCCGAGCATCTAAGGATAGGCAGCGCCGTAGACGCCCCCCTTACCGGCACCGTTTCCCACGTCGAATATCTGGGCGCCGATGCCAGCATCTTCGTGACGCTGACGAGCGGCGAAACCCTCAACCTGCGCGGAGTTGGCCGTGAACTGCCCGAGGTCGGCACCGAGGTCGGGCTGCTGTTCGAGCCATCCGACATCCATCTGTTCGATGCCGACGGGCTGGCTCTGCGCGAGTATGCCTGA
- a CDS encoding tripartite tricarboxylate transporter TctB family protein, with amino-acid sequence MFSKDILTGVILSVSGAWVAWQAQSFPTLGGMKFGPGLFPTIAGTGLAICGLLVLFTGIMSNVRAGETDPETENGTGSGTGKGTGSDQSEPPLSGKAWINSIALILGVTLFAAFLDTVGFHLLAFPLMFCLLMLYGVNWWKSALLAVGVTMLVHFLFYSFLHVPLPWGLLEPIAW; translated from the coding sequence ATGTTTAGCAAGGATATTTTGACAGGAGTGATCCTGTCGGTTTCTGGGGCCTGGGTTGCCTGGCAAGCGCAAAGCTTTCCGACGCTTGGTGGCATGAAATTCGGCCCGGGGCTTTTCCCCACGATTGCCGGCACGGGGCTGGCCATCTGCGGGCTTCTGGTGCTGTTCACCGGCATCATGTCCAACGTGCGGGCCGGAGAGACCGACCCAGAGACAGAGAATGGGACAGGTTCTGGGACAGGGAAGGGAACTGGGAGCGACCAGTCAGAGCCACCGCTATCGGGAAAGGCATGGATCAATTCCATTGCTCTCATCCTGGGGGTGACCCTGTTTGCCGCTTTCCTCGACACCGTCGGGTTTCACCTGTTGGCCTTTCCGTTGATGTTTTGTCTGCTGATGCTCTATGGCGTCAACTGGTGGAAATCGGCGCTGCTGGCGGTTGGTGTCACGATGCTCGTCCATTTCCTGTTCTATTCATTCCTGCATGTTCCGCTTCCGTGGGGCCTGCTCGAACCGATTGCGTGGTGA
- the nagA gene encoding N-acetylglucosamine-6-phosphate deacetylase, translating into MSSKPAFVIDAEQLYPGHGAPAERDRSVLIRNGRIEAVADVGAFSGVARHKAAILAPGFIDIQINGAGDRQFNDTPDAASLAIMAKAAARGGVAHIMPTFITAMGKAYQTAMTAVGEATAKAAPGVLGLHLEGPFLSPEKPGIHPLEAVRPIDESDMALLEAKASYPRIITLAPEETTPDKIDRLVKAGWRVFVGHSAVSYDQLQNLKGHGLAGATHLFNAMPPLMGREPGPIGAVVDGSLPFAGLIADGMHVHPANLRMVFEHVGPDRIALVTDAMLTLGGTVTAFDIGEKRVYLRNGRLCDETGRLGGAHLFMDKAARNMIRFADAPVAAALAMAGSTPAMALGIDNELGRIAPGYRASLTLLDSALTVSATISDGMVLFEANDKHSAKEK; encoded by the coding sequence TTGTCAAGTAAGCCTGCCTTCGTCATCGACGCCGAGCAGCTCTATCCCGGCCATGGAGCGCCCGCCGAACGGGATCGCTCGGTCCTGATCCGGAATGGCCGGATAGAGGCTGTCGCCGACGTGGGCGCGTTCAGCGGGGTCGCAAGACACAAGGCCGCAATCCTTGCTCCCGGTTTCATCGACATCCAGATCAACGGTGCAGGCGACCGCCAGTTCAATGACACCCCGGACGCGGCCAGCCTCGCCATCATGGCGAAAGCGGCGGCGCGCGGTGGTGTGGCCCATATCATGCCGACCTTCATCACCGCCATGGGCAAGGCCTATCAAACGGCCATGACCGCCGTGGGTGAGGCAACCGCCAAGGCCGCTCCCGGTGTGCTCGGCCTGCATCTGGAGGGCCCGTTTCTGAGCCCGGAGAAACCCGGCATCCATCCGCTTGAGGCCGTGCGCCCGATCGATGAGAGTGACATGGCTCTCCTTGAAGCCAAAGCCTCCTATCCGCGTATCATCACGCTGGCACCCGAGGAAACGACCCCGGACAAGATCGACCGGTTGGTCAAGGCTGGCTGGCGGGTTTTCGTCGGGCACAGCGCTGTCAGCTATGATCAGCTACAGAATCTCAAGGGCCATGGGCTGGCCGGGGCGACCCACCTTTTCAATGCCATGCCGCCCCTGATGGGACGCGAGCCGGGGCCGATCGGGGCCGTCGTCGATGGCAGCCTGCCCTTTGCGGGCCTCATTGCCGATGGCATGCATGTCCACCCGGCCAACCTGCGCATGGTTTTTGAGCATGTCGGCCCGGACCGGATCGCTCTGGTCACCGACGCCATGCTGACGCTCGGCGGCACCGTGACCGCATTCGATATAGGCGAGAAACGTGTCTACCTTCGGAACGGGCGCCTGTGCGACGAGACCGGACGCCTTGGCGGTGCCCATCTGTTCATGGACAAAGCGGCCCGCAACATGATCCGCTTTGCCGACGCGCCCGTTGCGGCGGCGCTGGCGATGGCAGGCTCCACCCCGGCCATGGCGCTCGGGATCGATAACGAACTGGGACGGATCGCGCCGGGCTACAGAGCCAGCCTGACCCTGCTGGACAGCGCCCTCACCGTTTCAGCAACGATCAGCGATGGCATGGTCCTCTTCGAAGCCAACGACAAACACTCTGCGAAGGAAAAGTGA
- a CDS encoding dihydroxyacetone kinase subunit DhaK has translation MKKFLNNPEDFVDEMLEGIYRAHPEVTFADGDMRCFVTANPVPGKVGIVTGGGSGHLPLFLGYVGKNMLDGAGVGGVFQSPSSDQLLSVTKYVDQGAGVLYLYGNYTGDIMNFDMAGELAELDDIETATVVGNDDVASSVVGEEHKRRGVAGIFFLYKVAGAAAAQMKPLAEVKRLTEKAKDRVRTMGVALSPCIVPEVGKPSFQIGDDEMEIGMGIHGEPGITRKALEPVDAVVKEMADRIFAEQSYADGDEVAVLMNGLGGTPLEELYIAYRRLGQLLDDEGVTIRHVWLGEFATSMEMAGFSISILKLDDELEPLIAAEVDTPFFKHFAG, from the coding sequence ATGAAAAAGTTCCTCAACAATCCCGAAGATTTTGTCGATGAGATGCTGGAAGGCATCTATCGTGCGCATCCGGAAGTGACCTTTGCCGATGGTGACATGCGGTGTTTCGTCACCGCCAATCCCGTTCCGGGCAAGGTGGGCATTGTCACGGGCGGTGGCTCGGGTCATCTGCCGCTTTTCCTTGGATATGTCGGCAAGAATATGCTCGACGGGGCTGGGGTCGGTGGCGTGTTCCAGTCGCCCAGTTCCGACCAGTTGCTGTCCGTCACCAAATATGTCGATCAGGGGGCTGGTGTTCTCTATCTCTATGGCAACTATACCGGCGACATCATGAATTTCGATATGGCTGGCGAATTGGCCGAGCTGGATGACATCGAAACCGCAACCGTCGTCGGCAATGATGATGTTGCCTCGTCGGTGGTTGGCGAAGAGCATAAGCGGCGTGGTGTTGCCGGGATCTTTTTCCTCTACAAGGTGGCCGGTGCTGCCGCTGCCCAGATGAAGCCGTTGGCCGAAGTCAAGCGGCTGACCGAGAAGGCAAAGGACCGGGTGCGCACCATGGGTGTTGCGCTGTCTCCCTGTATCGTGCCTGAAGTGGGCAAACCCAGCTTCCAGATTGGTGATGACGAGATGGAAATCGGCATGGGTATCCATGGCGAACCGGGCATCACGCGCAAGGCGCTGGAGCCGGTGGACGCCGTTGTCAAGGAAATGGCCGACCGCATCTTTGCCGAACAGTCCTATGCGGATGGCGACGAAGTGGCCGTTCTGATGAACGGCCTTGGCGGCACGCCGCTTGAAGAACTCTATATTGCCTACCGGCGTCTCGGCCAGTTGCTGGACGACGAGGGCGTTACAATCCGCCATGTCTGGCTGGGCGAATTCGCCACGTCGATGGAAATGGCCGGTTTCTCGATTTCCATTCTGAAGCTCGACGATGAGCTGGAGCCGCTCATTGCGGCGGAAGTCGATACGCCTTTCTTCAAGCATTTTGCCGGTTGA
- a CDS encoding LacI family DNA-binding transcriptional regulator: MESAPKKNATLRQVADHAGVSVTTASLVLNRKGDISESTRLHVLRAMEELNYTPRGERSSAENLASDAQNTVRFLKIARHGQTVNRDHNVFISDYIDGMSFEATRRDYSLQVVSHEATDISTIIEEISASDLRGIVALGTELSDEDVRLITNCGIPNVIVDTYRPFVDGNFIDMDNDQLVHLALDHLISQGFSRIGLVSSYSEVNNFKLRHEAYLRAMNAHKLVIEEENILSVCATSEDAYTDSLKQLAGIKTLSDAYFCSNDVIAFGFIRALREMGYSVPADISVIGFDNLPMANIFDPPLTSLNVPKQRIGAMAIRILDDLIVAKIKQPSVKVLVSGDLVIRQSVRLKAD; the protein is encoded by the coding sequence ATGGAGTCTGCCCCCAAAAAGAATGCCACTCTTCGACAGGTCGCGGACCACGCTGGCGTTTCTGTCACCACCGCGTCTCTGGTGCTCAATCGCAAGGGTGACATTTCCGAGAGCACGCGCCTGCATGTGCTGCGCGCCATGGAAGAACTGAACTACACCCCGAGAGGTGAGCGTAGCTCGGCAGAGAATCTCGCCTCGGATGCCCAGAACACCGTCCGATTCCTCAAGATCGCCCGCCACGGCCAGACCGTGAACCGCGACCACAATGTCTTCATTTCCGACTATATAGACGGCATGTCCTTCGAAGCGACCCGGCGCGATTACTCGCTGCAAGTTGTTTCTCATGAAGCCACTGATATTTCAACAATAATCGAGGAAATCTCCGCCTCTGACCTGCGCGGCATCGTTGCCCTGGGCACCGAGTTGAGCGACGAGGATGTCCGCCTGATCACCAACTGCGGCATTCCCAACGTGATTGTCGACACCTACCGACCGTTCGTCGATGGCAACTTCATCGACATGGACAACGACCAGCTTGTGCATCTCGCCCTTGATCATCTCATCTCGCAGGGCTTCAGCCGCATCGGCCTGGTCAGCAGCTATTCCGAGGTGAACAACTTCAAGCTCCGCCATGAAGCCTATCTCAGGGCCATGAATGCCCATAAGCTGGTGATCGAGGAAGAGAACATCCTCTCGGTCTGTGCGACCAGCGAAGACGCCTATACTGATTCTCTCAAGCAGCTGGCGGGCATCAAAACCCTGTCGGACGCCTATTTCTGCTCGAACGACGTGATCGCCTTCGGATTCATCCGCGCCTTGCGCGAAATGGGCTATTCCGTTCCTGCCGACATTTCGGTGATCGGTTTCGACAATTTGCCGATGGCCAACATATTCGACCCGCCGCTAACTTCACTAAACGTTCCTAAACAACGCATCGGTGCCATGGCGATCCGCATTCTGGACGACCTGATCGTTGCCAAGATCAAGCAGCCCTCCGTCAAGGTGCTGGTATCGGGCGATCTTGTCATCCGCCAGAGCGTCAGGCTGAAGGCTGACTAG
- a CDS encoding tripartite tricarboxylate transporter permease has translation MLTDVLMTVLAPDNLLIIVLTTIYGCFIGAVPGLTATMAVALLVPFTFFLDPIPAISAIVATTTTAIFAGDISGTLLRIPGTPASAAYVDDAHTISQSGKPRTALLISLLTAAIGGVIGVIILMLVAPQLAHIAISFSSYETFWLACLGLSCAVFVGGGSVPKSFASLFIGLAIACVGIDVAVGYPRYTFGVDDLMDGITFIPAMIGIFAFSEVLRTVQTLKKNETQLQTITEPFFSALKGAVSAIRRFGVTVLRSSLIGTVVGALPGAGADIAAWICYALARRMSKKPDSFGKGSMDGIAAGGSANNAAISGAWTPALVFGIPGDSVTAIAIGVLLLKGMTPGPRIFIDQPELTSALFGSFLVANIMMVPVGMLAIFCSTYILKVPRAVMAPVILLFSLVGAYAISGSVTAIWIVLVLGLMGYLMAKVEIPLAPAILGIVLGKIIEDNFMVSIIKAQGNFLTFFDRSYSLVLGIVTVIIWALLIIRAVREMVAGGKRTNGAS, from the coding sequence ATGTTGACAGATGTTCTTATGACGGTGCTGGCACCGGACAATCTGCTGATCATTGTCCTGACGACGATCTATGGCTGTTTCATCGGCGCGGTTCCCGGGCTGACGGCGACAATGGCCGTTGCCCTGCTGGTTCCATTCACCTTCTTCCTCGATCCCATTCCGGCGATCAGCGCCATTGTTGCGACGACGACGACGGCCATTTTCGCCGGTGATATCTCTGGCACACTGCTGCGCATTCCCGGCACGCCAGCCTCGGCGGCCTATGTGGATGATGCCCACACCATCTCCCAGAGTGGCAAGCCGCGCACGGCCTTGCTGATTTCCCTTCTGACCGCTGCCATCGGTGGTGTGATCGGGGTGATCATCCTGATGCTGGTGGCCCCGCAGCTCGCTCACATTGCCATCAGCTTTTCAAGCTACGAGACCTTCTGGCTGGCCTGTCTGGGGCTCAGCTGTGCGGTGTTCGTGGGCGGCGGGTCGGTTCCCAAGAGCTTTGCCAGCCTGTTCATCGGTCTGGCGATTGCCTGTGTTGGCATCGACGTGGCCGTCGGCTATCCCCGCTATACCTTCGGGGTTGATGACCTGATGGACGGGATCACCTTCATCCCCGCGATGATCGGTATCTTTGCCTTTTCCGAAGTGCTGCGCACGGTTCAGACGTTGAAGAAGAACGAGACGCAGCTGCAGACCATTACCGAACCGTTTTTCTCTGCTCTGAAAGGGGCGGTGAGCGCCATTCGCCGGTTTGGTGTAACCGTCTTGCGGTCTTCGCTGATCGGTACGGTGGTCGGAGCCCTGCCGGGGGCAGGCGCCGACATCGCCGCATGGATCTGCTATGCGCTGGCACGGCGCATGTCCAAGAAGCCGGACAGTTTCGGCAAGGGGAGCATGGACGGCATTGCCGCCGGCGGTTCGGCCAATAACGCCGCAATCAGTGGCGCCTGGACACCAGCGCTGGTGTTCGGTATTCCCGGCGACTCCGTGACTGCCATCGCCATTGGCGTGTTGCTGCTGAAAGGCATGACGCCGGGGCCGCGGATCTTCATTGATCAGCCGGAGTTGACCTCTGCATTGTTCGGCTCGTTTCTGGTGGCTAACATCATGATGGTTCCCGTGGGGATGCTGGCCATCTTCTGCTCGACCTACATCCTCAAGGTTCCCCGCGCCGTGATGGCACCGGTCATCCTGCTGTTCTCTCTGGTTGGTGCCTATGCTATTTCCGGATCGGTCACGGCCATCTGGATTGTGCTGGTGCTCGGGCTGATGGGCTATCTGATGGCGAAGGTGGAAATTCCGCTGGCACCCGCGATTCTGGGCATCGTGCTGGGCAAGATCATCGAGGACAATTTCATGGTCTCGATCATCAAGGCACAGGGCAACTTCCTGACATTCTTTGACCGTAGCTACTCGCTGGTCCTCGGCATCGTCACCGTGATCATCTGGGCCCTGCTCATCATCCGGGCTGTGCGCGAGATGGTTGCCGGTGGCAAGCGGACCAACGGGGCGTCATAG
- a CDS encoding carbohydrate ABC transporter permease: MVMNAIRWLVFAVAALVMNFPVIATIVTALKTPADVISNASLIPRAITLDNFAAVFTVSERLNIWKYLWNSLSASLIGTILPIVLCLPLAYAIARRDFGRDLLLPLVVNLRAMPLIIFAIPLYMMYQTLGLLDTRFGLGLILAVVNLPLALVLLTNAVAEIPRELDEAAGMDGARTGRILTRLTLPLIRPAIATTFVFGFITAWNEFLFGLMLTTSKAVPMTVGASFFFSAGGGGVQWGVAAAVIVVASAPPVILGLIMYRQIGRSMLAGAVKG, from the coding sequence ATGGTCATGAATGCAATCCGCTGGCTGGTGTTTGCCGTTGCCGCGCTGGTGATGAATTTCCCCGTCATCGCGACAATCGTCACCGCCCTCAAGACCCCGGCAGACGTCATCTCCAACGCCAGCCTGATCCCGCGGGCCATAACCCTCGACAATTTCGCCGCCGTCTTCACGGTCAGCGAGCGCCTGAACATCTGGAAATATCTCTGGAACTCGCTGTCAGCCTCGCTGATTGGCACGATCCTGCCGATAGTGCTCTGCCTGCCGTTGGCCTATGCCATTGCCCGGCGCGACTTCGGCCGCGACCTGCTGTTGCCGCTGGTGGTCAACCTGCGCGCCATGCCGCTGATCATCTTCGCGATCCCACTCTACATGATGTATCAGACCCTTGGCCTGCTCGACACGCGCTTCGGCCTCGGGCTCATTCTGGCAGTGGTCAACCTGCCGCTGGCGCTGGTGCTACTGACCAACGCGGTGGCCGAAATCCCGCGCGAACTGGATGAGGCCGCAGGCATGGACGGCGCGCGCACCGGGCGCATCCTCACAAGGCTGACCCTGCCCTTGATCCGTCCTGCCATCGCCACCACCTTTGTCTTTGGCTTCATCACCGCCTGGAACGAGTTCCTGTTCGGCCTGATGCTTACCACCAGCAAGGCGGTGCCCATGACAGTCGGTGCTTCCTTCTTCTTCTCGGCAGGCGGCGGCGGCGTTCAGTGGGGCGTTGCGGCAGCGGTCATCGTTGTGGCCTCGGCACCACCTGTCATTCTCGGACTTATCATGTATCGTCAGATCGGCCGGTCGATGTTGGCTGGCGCTGTGAAAGGATAA
- a CDS encoding dihydroxyacetone kinase subunit L, with the protein MQTLDAKTVAGLFPRLAARFEAERDALIELDSKVGDSDLGLTMAKAFRAASEAVGALDAPDLSTLMKTAGAAIAKAAPSTMGTLMATGFLRGSKALDGAAALDVAGLAAFWDAYANGVAMRGKAALGDKTVLDVLDPIARCCEAEAGKGASLEEACAAAAKAAGDALEATKDLVAQHGKAAAFQEKSRGLQDAGGTVACILADEFNGFMQAQAAG; encoded by the coding sequence ATGCAGACATTGGATGCGAAGACCGTTGCCGGTCTCTTCCCCCGTCTGGCTGCCCGGTTTGAGGCGGAGCGTGATGCGCTCATCGAACTCGACAGCAAGGTGGGCGACAGCGACCTCGGGTTGACGATGGCGAAAGCCTTTCGTGCGGCAAGCGAAGCGGTTGGAGCGCTGGATGCGCCCGATCTGTCGACCCTGATGAAAACAGCCGGAGCCGCGATTGCCAAGGCCGCACCCTCGACGATGGGGACGCTGATGGCGACGGGATTCCTGCGCGGGTCCAAGGCGCTGGATGGTGCTGCGGCGCTTGATGTGGCGGGACTTGCCGCCTTCTGGGATGCCTATGCCAATGGGGTTGCCATGCGCGGCAAGGCTGCGCTCGGCGACAAGACGGTGCTGGATGTGCTTGATCCGATTGCCCGCTGTTGCGAGGCCGAAGCTGGCAAGGGGGCGTCTTTAGAGGAAGCCTGCGCCGCTGCAGCCAAAGCCGCCGGGGATGCGCTGGAAGCCACCAAGGATCTGGTTGCCCAGCACGGCAAGGCCGCCGCGTTTCAGGAAAAATCACGCGGGTTGCAGGATGCGGGCGGAACGGTCGCCTGCATTCTCGCCGACGAATTCAACGGGTTCATGCAGGCGCAGGCCGCCGGTTGA
- a CDS encoding tripartite tricarboxylate transporter substrate binding protein, protein MTGKLMTALLGATVLGLGALAATGASAECDWKPTRAVTYIVPWGAGGGTDANARMLASMLSEEMGQPFNVVNRTGGNGVTGHSAIARAKPDGYTVGSTTTEINTMHWIGLTDLTYEQVTPIALLDLVPAGFTVSKDSPYKSLKEVLSEARKNPGKITASGTSQGGIWHLALAGLLNAEGMDPSSIRWIPSKGAAPAIKELMAGGVDVITVAQSEVKSLIDQGELKGLAYMNDTRMPSLPDIPTTVEQLDSGWTLSSYQALTGPAGMDKEIACSYEKAVLKVLGTKEWADFKASRGADVVSMGAADLGALLAKTDKNLGDTIKAIGLAK, encoded by the coding sequence ATGACAGGAAAATTGATGACAGCCCTTTTGGGGGCAACCGTTTTGGGACTTGGCGCTCTGGCAGCAACGGGCGCCTCTGCTGAATGCGATTGGAAACCGACGCGTGCGGTTACCTATATCGTGCCATGGGGTGCCGGTGGTGGCACGGACGCCAACGCCCGCATGCTCGCCAGCATGCTAAGCGAGGAAATGGGGCAGCCCTTCAACGTGGTCAACCGCACCGGCGGTAACGGCGTGACCGGGCATTCGGCCATTGCACGCGCCAAACCGGATGGCTACACCGTAGGCTCGACCACGACCGAGATCAACACCATGCACTGGATCGGCCTGACGGATTTGACCTATGAACAGGTAACGCCGATCGCCCTGCTGGATCTGGTGCCTGCCGGCTTCACGGTATCCAAGGATTCTCCATACAAGAGCCTCAAGGAAGTCCTCTCCGAAGCCAGAAAGAACCCGGGCAAGATCACAGCTTCCGGCACCTCTCAGGGCGGGATCTGGCATCTGGCTCTGGCCGGTCTGTTGAATGCCGAGGGCATGGATCCGTCGTCAATCCGCTGGATTCCGTCCAAAGGCGCAGCGCCTGCCATCAAGGAGCTGATGGCTGGTGGAGTTGATGTCATCACCGTTGCCCAGTCTGAAGTGAAATCGCTGATCGATCAGGGTGAGCTCAAGGGCCTTGCCTATATGAACGACACGCGCATGCCTTCGCTGCCTGACATTCCGACCACCGTCGAACAGCTGGATTCTGGTTGGACGCTGTCTTCCTATCAGGCCCTGACCGGACCTGCCGGGATGGACAAGGAGATTGCCTGCTCCTACGAAAAGGCTGTTCTCAAGGTGCTGGGCACCAAGGAATGGGCTGACTTCAAGGCAAGCCGCGGGGCTGATGTCGTATCCATGGGCGCTGCCGATCTTGGTGCTCTGCTTGCCAAGACCGACAAGAACCTTGGCGATACCATCAAAGCAATCGGACTTGCCAAGTAA